In Drosophila santomea strain STO CAGO 1482 chromosome 3L, Prin_Dsan_1.1, whole genome shotgun sequence, a single window of DNA contains:
- the LOC120449073 gene encoding cuticle protein 7 has protein sequence MAFFKSLICLAVLSAASAGVLHGHGAGLYAAAPAIYAGHGHHDEGIDYHAYPKYHYNYGVADSHTGDVKSQHEVRDGDVVKGSYSLVEPDGSVRTVEYTADDHNGFNAVVHKTGPTVHHAAPAVVAHAAPAVVHAAPAYAPAIAHHVAAAPAVPYAGSLAHQVPAYGYATHNAHAHVAHY, from the exons atgGCATTCTTCAAA TCCCTGATCTGCCTGGCCGTCCTGAGCGCCGCCTCCGCCGGAGTCCTCCACGGACATGGTGCTGGTCTCTACGCCGCCGCCCCGGCCATCTATGCCGGCCATGGTCACCACGACGAGGGAATCGATTACCAT GCCTACCCCAAGTACCACTACAACTACGGAGTGGCTGACTCCCACACCGGAGACGTGAAGTCGCAGCACGAGGTGCGCGATGGCGATGTCGTGAAGGGATCCTACTCCCTGGTGGAGCCCGATGGTTCGGTGCGCACCGTGGAGTACACCGCCGATGACCACAACGGCTTCAACGCCGTCGTCCACAAGACCGGCCCCACTGTGCACCACGCTGCTCCCGCTGTCGTTGCCCACGCCGCTCCCGCCGTGGTCCATGCTGCTCCGGCCTATGCCCCTGCTATTGCCCACCATGTGGCCGCCGCTCCCGCTGTGCCCTACGCCGGATCCCTGGCGCATCAGGTGCCCGCCTACGGATACGCCACCCACAACGCCCACGCGCATGTGGCCCACTACTAA
- the LOC120448576 gene encoding uncharacterized protein LOC120448576 isoform X2, with amino-acid sequence MSALSSPTTCGCSPLFHWAIVIVLLSMAIGPGNALPRPARNTQLLFSELLGGGNEDNNYYGEQLYQQQQQQQEQKQQRVPGFARKWPSLRDLLLTVDYDDFGVTQESEEAVAPSSRLLARLHKLGDNGGGEELRYNIVPDLTNMPSKKVLPGHPLKDHNTKKNVQFRKQYMSPCHFKICNMGRKRNAGFNSY; translated from the exons ATGTCAGCCCTGTCGTCGCCCACCACATGTGGCTGCTCGCCACTCTTCCACTGGGCCATTGTCATTGTGCTCCTGTCAATGGCGATTGGACCGGGAAACGCGTTGCCCCGTCCAGCCCGCAACACGCAGTTGTTGTTTAGCGAGCTCCTGGGCGGCGGAAACGAGGACAACAACTACTATGGCGAGCAGTTG taccagcaacagcagcagcagcaggaacagaagcagcagcggGTGCCAGGCTTCGCCAGGAAGTGGCCATCGCTGAGGGATCTGCTGCTCACCGTGGACTACGATGACTTCGGAGTTACCCAGGAGAgcgaggaggcggtggcgcCCAGTTCCCGCCTGCTGGCACGACTGCACAAGCTCGGCGATAACGGAGGCGGCGAGGAGCTGCGCTACAACATCGTGCCCGATCTGACCAACATGCCCAGCAAGAAGGTGCTGCCAGGACATCCGCTCAAGGATCACAACACCAAAAAGAACGTGCAAT TTCGTAAACAAT ATATGTCGCCGTGCCACTTCAAGATCTGCAACATGGGACGCAAACGCAACGCTGGCTTCAATTCCTACTGA
- the LOC120448576 gene encoding uncharacterized protein LOC120448576 isoform X1 — MSALSSPTTCGCSPLFHWAIVIVLLSMAIGPGNALPRPARNTQLLFSELLGGGNEDNNYYGEQLKYQQQQQQQEQKQQRVPGFARKWPSLRDLLLTVDYDDFGVTQESEEAVAPSSRLLARLHKLGDNGGGEELRYNIVPDLTNMPSKKVLPGHPLKDHNTKKNVQFRKQYMSPCHFKICNMGRKRNAGFNSY, encoded by the exons ATGTCAGCCCTGTCGTCGCCCACCACATGTGGCTGCTCGCCACTCTTCCACTGGGCCATTGTCATTGTGCTCCTGTCAATGGCGATTGGACCGGGAAACGCGTTGCCCCGTCCAGCCCGCAACACGCAGTTGTTGTTTAGCGAGCTCCTGGGCGGCGGAAACGAGGACAACAACTACTATGGCGAGCAGTTG AAgtaccagcaacagcagcagcagcaggaacagaagcagcagcggGTGCCAGGCTTCGCCAGGAAGTGGCCATCGCTGAGGGATCTGCTGCTCACCGTGGACTACGATGACTTCGGAGTTACCCAGGAGAgcgaggaggcggtggcgcCCAGTTCCCGCCTGCTGGCACGACTGCACAAGCTCGGCGATAACGGAGGCGGCGAGGAGCTGCGCTACAACATCGTGCCCGATCTGACCAACATGCCCAGCAAGAAGGTGCTGCCAGGACATCCGCTCAAGGATCACAACACCAAAAAGAACGTGCAAT TTCGTAAACAAT ATATGTCGCCGTGCCACTTCAAGATCTGCAACATGGGACGCAAACGCAACGCTGGCTTCAATTCCTACTGA
- the LOC120448576 gene encoding uncharacterized protein LOC120448576 isoform X3: MSALSSPTTCGCSPLFHWAIVIVLLSMAIGPGNALPRPARNTQLLFSELLGGGNEDNNYYGEQLKYQQQQQQQEQKQQRVPGFARKWPSLRDLLLTVDYDDFGVTQESEEAVAPSSRLLARLHKLGDNGGGEELRYNIVPDLTNMPSKKVLPGHPLKDHNTKKNVQYMSPCHFKICNMGRKRNAGFNSY; encoded by the exons ATGTCAGCCCTGTCGTCGCCCACCACATGTGGCTGCTCGCCACTCTTCCACTGGGCCATTGTCATTGTGCTCCTGTCAATGGCGATTGGACCGGGAAACGCGTTGCCCCGTCCAGCCCGCAACACGCAGTTGTTGTTTAGCGAGCTCCTGGGCGGCGGAAACGAGGACAACAACTACTATGGCGAGCAGTTG AAgtaccagcaacagcagcagcagcaggaacagaagcagcagcggGTGCCAGGCTTCGCCAGGAAGTGGCCATCGCTGAGGGATCTGCTGCTCACCGTGGACTACGATGACTTCGGAGTTACCCAGGAGAgcgaggaggcggtggcgcCCAGTTCCCGCCTGCTGGCACGACTGCACAAGCTCGGCGATAACGGAGGCGGCGAGGAGCTGCGCTACAACATCGTGCCCGATCTGACCAACATGCCCAGCAAGAAGGTGCTGCCAGGACATCCGCTCAAGGATCACAACACCAAAAAGAACGTGCAAT ATATGTCGCCGTGCCACTTCAAGATCTGCAACATGGGACGCAAACGCAACGCTGGCTTCAATTCCTACTGA